From Quadrisphaera sp. DSM 44207, the proteins below share one genomic window:
- a CDS encoding DoxX family protein — translation MLVIRGGVGALFAGHGAGKLFGAFGAGYGVEGTAGFMESLGFRPGRPYAVLSGATELVAGLGLAAGLATPLSAAGVIGQMVGAARTAHRGKGVWVTGGGWELPLINGVVAAGIAATGPGRYSLDRVLGVERSGPGALLTAVGVGLGTAALVLSRRQEAPSGDDAPGANTTADPTADPT, via the coding sequence GTGCTGGTCATCCGAGGCGGGGTCGGGGCGCTGTTCGCCGGGCACGGCGCCGGCAAGCTGTTCGGCGCCTTCGGCGCCGGCTACGGCGTCGAGGGCACGGCCGGGTTCATGGAGAGCCTCGGCTTCCGCCCCGGCAGGCCCTACGCGGTGCTGTCGGGCGCCACCGAGCTGGTCGCCGGCCTCGGGCTCGCGGCGGGCCTGGCGACGCCGCTGTCCGCGGCCGGGGTGATCGGGCAGATGGTCGGCGCCGCGCGCACCGCCCACCGCGGCAAGGGGGTGTGGGTGACCGGCGGCGGCTGGGAGCTGCCGCTGATCAACGGCGTCGTCGCCGCCGGGATCGCCGCCACCGGGCCGGGGCGGTACTCCCTGGACCGGGTCCTGGGCGTCGAGCGCAGCGGCCCGGGCGCCCTGCTCACCGCGGTCGGGGTCGGCCTCGGCACGGCCGCCCTCGTGCTCAGCCGGCGCCAGGAGGCGCCCTCCGGCGACGACGCCCCGGGGGCCAACACCACCGCGGACCCGACGGCCGACCCCACCTGA
- the murA gene encoding UDP-N-acetylglucosamine 1-carboxyvinyltransferase, whose protein sequence is MSSVLTVSGGVPLRGTVAVRGAKNFVSKAMVAALLGETTSRLRNVPDIRDVGVVRGLLELHGVQVCGGPDGADGELLMDPVNVERANVADIDAHAGASRIPVLLCGPLVHRLGAAFIPDLGGCRIGDRPINYHLDVLRQFGAVVEKLPSGIAISAPRRLRGTRLELPYPSVGTTEQVLLTAVRAEGVTELRNAAIEPEIGDLIAVLQKMGAIISVDTDRVIRVEGVDSLTGYDHRALPDRIEAASWASAALATQGDVYVAGARQPDMTTFLNTFRKIGGAFDIDDDGIRFFHPGGPLRSIPLETDVHPGFMTDWQQPLVVALTQAQGLSIVHETVYENRMGFTDALVRMGATIQTYRECLGSTPCRFGAQDFKHSAVISGPTPLHGADIEVPDLRGGFSHLIAALAAEGTSRVHGIDLIDRGYEHFADKLAGLGAQVSRDTAPVPAVA, encoded by the coding sequence ATGAGCAGCGTCCTCACGGTCTCGGGCGGTGTGCCCCTGCGGGGCACCGTGGCCGTCCGCGGAGCCAAGAACTTCGTGTCCAAGGCGATGGTCGCGGCGCTGCTGGGAGAGACCACCAGCCGCCTGCGCAACGTCCCAGACATCCGCGACGTCGGCGTGGTGCGGGGGCTGCTGGAGCTGCACGGCGTGCAGGTCTGCGGCGGCCCGGACGGCGCCGACGGCGAGCTGCTGATGGACCCGGTCAACGTCGAGCGCGCCAACGTCGCCGACATCGACGCGCACGCCGGCGCCAGCCGCATCCCCGTGCTGCTCTGCGGCCCGCTGGTGCACCGCCTCGGGGCCGCGTTCATCCCCGACCTCGGCGGCTGCCGCATCGGGGACCGCCCCATCAACTACCACCTCGACGTGCTGCGCCAGTTCGGCGCCGTCGTCGAGAAGCTGCCCAGCGGCATCGCGATCTCCGCGCCCCGCCGGCTGCGCGGCACCCGCCTGGAGCTGCCGTACCCGAGCGTCGGCACGACCGAGCAGGTGCTCCTGACCGCCGTGCGCGCCGAGGGCGTCACCGAGCTGCGCAACGCCGCCATCGAGCCGGAGATCGGCGACCTGATCGCCGTGCTGCAGAAGATGGGCGCGATCATCAGCGTCGACACCGACCGCGTGATCCGCGTCGAGGGCGTCGACTCCCTGACCGGCTACGACCACCGCGCGCTGCCCGACCGGATCGAGGCGGCCTCGTGGGCCTCCGCCGCGCTGGCGACGCAGGGCGACGTCTACGTCGCCGGCGCCCGCCAGCCCGACATGACGACCTTCCTCAACACCTTCCGGAAGATCGGCGGCGCCTTCGACATCGACGACGACGGCATCCGCTTCTTCCACCCCGGCGGGCCGCTGCGCTCGATCCCGCTGGAGACCGACGTCCACCCGGGCTTCATGACCGACTGGCAGCAGCCCCTGGTCGTCGCCCTCACCCAGGCGCAGGGCCTCTCGATCGTCCACGAGACGGTCTACGAGAACCGCATGGGCTTCACCGACGCCCTGGTGCGCATGGGCGCGACGATCCAGACCTACCGCGAGTGCCTGGGCTCGACCCCGTGCCGCTTCGGGGCGCAGGACTTCAAGCACTCGGCCGTCATCAGCGGGCCCACCCCGCTGCACGGCGCGGACATCGAGGTGCCCGACCTGCGCGGCGGGTTCAGCCACCTGATCGCCGCCCTGGCCGCCGAGGGCACCTCCCGGGTGCACGGCATCGACCTCATCGACCGCGGCTACGAGCACTTCGCCGACAAGCTGGCCGGTCTCGGGGCGCAGGTCAGCCGGGACACCGCGCCGGTCCCGGCCGTGGCCTGA
- the cofC gene encoding 2-phospho-L-lactate guanylyltransferase, whose protein sequence is MVLPVKGGPGAKSRLGGPAAPRAALATAVALDCLDAVLAASRTAAAHVVTADPQVAARARDAGGRVVAESCPGAGLLAAVGDGVRAAAQAGGPVAVLLADLPCLRPRVLDDALAAVEGALARGAASVLVPDAEGTGTVLLAAADAERLHPRFGAGSAAAHAAAGALRLDLDAPRLRRDVDTPGELAQAQRLGVGPRTAAALAGSPPLAGSPGPAGGAGLRPRPGPARCPG, encoded by the coding sequence GTGGTGCTGCCGGTCAAGGGCGGGCCCGGCGCGAAGAGCCGCCTGGGCGGCCCCGCGGCCCCCCGCGCGGCGCTGGCCACGGCGGTGGCGCTCGACTGCCTCGACGCCGTCCTCGCCGCCTCCCGCACGGCGGCGGCCCACGTCGTGACGGCGGACCCGCAGGTGGCCGCCCGCGCCCGCGACGCCGGCGGCCGGGTGGTGGCGGAGTCCTGCCCCGGCGCGGGGCTGCTGGCCGCGGTCGGCGACGGCGTGCGCGCCGCCGCGCAGGCGGGCGGGCCGGTCGCCGTCCTGCTCGCCGACCTGCCGTGCCTGCGCCCGCGGGTGCTCGACGACGCCCTCGCCGCCGTCGAGGGCGCGCTGGCGCGCGGCGCCGCGTCGGTGCTGGTCCCCGACGCCGAGGGCACCGGCACGGTGCTGCTCGCGGCCGCCGACGCGGAGCGCCTGCACCCGCGCTTCGGGGCCGGCTCGGCCGCCGCGCACGCGGCGGCCGGCGCGCTGCGGCTGGACCTGGACGCCCCGCGCCTGCGCCGCGACGTCGACACGCCGGGGGAGCTGGCGCAGGCCCAGCGCCTCGGCGTCGGCCCGCGCACCGCCGCCGCGCTGGCCGGGAGCCCGCCGCTGGCCGGGAGCCCGGGGCCGGCCGGTGGCGCGGGCCTCAGGCCACGGCCGGGACCGGCGCGGTGTCCCGGCTGA